GGGATCTTGCCGTTGGAGGGCGTCGGCAGGGAGCTCTCGAAGTCGCTGTCGGTGGGCGTCGCGGTGGGCGTCGGATCGCCGAAGGGCGTCGGGGACGCGCTCTCGGACGGGGTGGCGCTGGTGCTCGAACCGGACGGCTGGGCACGGTGGTTGCCGCTGTCGTCGCTGTTGCTCACGACGATGACGGTGATGACGGCGGCCAGCACGAGCACCCCGCCGCCGATGATCGCCGCAATGGTCTTGCCGTTGCCGCCACCGCCGGGCGGGCCGGGCGGCTGCTGCCAGCCGCCGGGGCCGCCGGGGCCGCCGGGGCCGCCGGGGCCGCCGGGGCCGGGCGGGCCGAAGCCGCCCGCGGGCGGGCCGTAGCCGCCGGGGGCCTGGTGGCCACCCGGGGGCGGACCGTAGCCACCCGGGCCGTAGCCTCCCTGGCCCTGATCGCCCGGACCGTAAGCACCGGCCGGCGGGCCGAAGCCGCCCGGGGCGGGGTGGGGCGGCTGGTTCGGCTGATTCGGCTGGTTCGGCGGCGGAGGCGGAGGAAAGCTCATGGCGAAATGATTACTTCTTCACTCGGTTTTACGGGACTCGGTGACCAACCTGGAACAATTCACGTCTGAATTGTCCGGACCCTGGGCACCGTTGGCGACAGACAACAAGCCAGCCTACGGCTCGGAGGTTTTCCGTGTTCACCGACCTTCCCCTGGACGCGCTGCGCACCTACTGCCCACCGCGTCCCGAGCCGGCCGGTTTTGAGGCGTTCTGGCGGCGCACTCTCGTCGAGGCCCGTACCCATGACCTCGACGCGCGCTTCACCGAGATCGATGCGGGGCTCGCCCTGCTCCGCACCTATGACGTGACGTTCGCCGGGTTCGGCGGGCACCCCATCCGTGGCTGGTTCCTGCTCCCGCGCGCCGCCAAGGGGCCGCTGCCCTGCGTCGTCCAGTACCTCGGATACGGCGGTGGCCGGCTGCTGCCGCACGACTGGCTGCTGTGGCCGTCGGCGGGGTACGCCACCCTGGTCATGGACACCCGGGGCCAGAGCGGCCCCAACCGGCCTGGTGACACCCCCGATCCGGTCGCCTCCGGCAATCCGGGCGTACCCGGCAAGCTGACCCAGGGGCTGCTCGATCCCTACGGCTACTACTACCGGCGGCTGTTCACCGACGCGGTACGGGCCGTGGAGGCGGCGCGCGGACATCACGCGGTGCACACCGACCGGATCGTGGTCGCCGGCCACAGCCAGGGCGGTGCCGTGGCCCTGGCCATGACGGGCCTGGTCCCCGGTCTGGCCGGTGCGCTGATCGATGCGCCGTTCCTGACGCACATCCGCCGCGCGGTCGAGATCACCGATGTCGGCCCGTACGGCGAACTCACCCGCTACTTCGCGGGTGCGCGCGACCGGATCGACACCGCGCTGCTCACCCTGGACCACTTCGACGGCCTGAACTTCGCCGCCCGCGCCACCGCCCCGGCGCTCTTCGGCACGGCCCTGCGCGACGAAGTGGCGCCGCCGTCCACCGGTTTCGCCGCGTTCCATCACTACGCGGGCGAGAAGGAACTGAAGGTGTGGCGGTTCAACGCCCATGAGGGCGGCGGCGGTGAGCAGCGGGCCGCCGAGATCGCGTTCCTGCGCGGGCTCTTCGGGTGAGCGGACCGGCCCGGGGGCGGCCTCTCACACCGCCCCGAGCAGGTGCTCCAGCGCCAGCTGGTCCAGATGCTCGAAGGCCATCCCGCGGGCCGCCGCCGCCTCGACGTCGAAGGTCTCGTAGGCGGTGCCGTCGG
This genomic stretch from Streptomyces nigrescens harbors:
- a CDS encoding acetylxylan esterase, which gives rise to MFTDLPLDALRTYCPPRPEPAGFEAFWRRTLVEARTHDLDARFTEIDAGLALLRTYDVTFAGFGGHPIRGWFLLPRAAKGPLPCVVQYLGYGGGRLLPHDWLLWPSAGYATLVMDTRGQSGPNRPGDTPDPVASGNPGVPGKLTQGLLDPYGYYYRRLFTDAVRAVEAARGHHAVHTDRIVVAGHSQGGAVALAMTGLVPGLAGALIDAPFLTHIRRAVEITDVGPYGELTRYFAGARDRIDTALLTLDHFDGLNFAARATAPALFGTALRDEVAPPSTGFAAFHHYAGEKELKVWRFNAHEGGGGEQRAAEIAFLRGLFG